One genomic segment of Candidatus Thermodiscus eudorianus includes these proteins:
- a CDS encoding ATP-binding cassette domain-containing protein yields the protein MDTPILKLENITIKKGPEIILENINLAFKPGDYACIYGRSGSGKTSLLRVMALLEKPYEGKLEINGETINWNNQEQLIRHRRYTIGYIPQHNNLIPQLTVEENILLPIIINRTLTQQIINIFKTIVKKLEIENLLDRYPRQLSGGQQRRAIIARALIKKPEIILADEPLAGLDEDLAKKIIQLFKQYINDESIVVHATPDTSIKAPCTHTYIIK from the coding sequence ATGGATACTCCAATACTCAAACTAGAAAATATAACAATCAAAAAAGGACCAGAAATAATACTAGAGAACATAAACCTAGCATTTAAGCCAGGGGATTACGCTTGCATATATGGAAGAAGTGGATCGGGAAAAACAAGTCTCCTACGAGTGATGGCGTTACTCGAAAAACCATATGAGGGAAAACTAGAGATAAACGGGGAAACAATAAACTGGAATAACCAAGAACAATTAATCCGCCACAGACGATATACTATAGGCTACATACCCCAACACAATAATCTTATACCTCAACTAACAGTAGAGGAAAACATACTACTTCCCATAATAATAAATCGAACTCTAACCCAGCAGATAATAAATATATTTAAAACAATAGTTAAAAAACTAGAAATAGAGAACCTCCTAGACCGCTATCCTCGTCAGTTAAGCGGAGGACAGCAAAGACGAGCAATAATAGCAAGAGCGTTGATAAAAAAACCGGAGATAATCCTAGCAGACGAACCGCTAGCAGGGTTAGACGAAGATCTTGCAAAGAAGATCATACAATTATTTAAACAATATATAAATGATGAAAGTATAGTTGTTCATGCAACACCAGATACTTCGATAAAAGCGCCGTGTA